The following proteins are co-located in the Longimicrobium sp. genome:
- a CDS encoding GNAT family N-acetyltransferase produces MLDLDLTPYTTARLARDDAPALQRLCERCGDYFVMEEGAPARPDAAEHLLTNLPPGKTHADKHVIAIHARDGELVGVLDLIRDYPGEGEWWLGLFLLDPGARGAGLGSRVLREVERAVAAAGGTVLHLGVLEHNAAGERFWRRHGFTEVRRQPYTSATGHPSRVIVMSHRLV; encoded by the coding sequence ATGCTCGATCTGGATCTCACACCGTACACGACCGCGCGGCTCGCGCGGGACGACGCGCCGGCGCTGCAGCGGCTGTGCGAGCGCTGCGGCGATTACTTCGTGATGGAAGAGGGCGCTCCCGCGCGTCCGGACGCGGCGGAGCACCTGCTGACCAATCTCCCGCCGGGAAAGACGCACGCCGACAAGCACGTGATCGCCATCCACGCCCGGGACGGCGAGCTCGTCGGCGTGCTCGACCTCATCCGCGACTATCCGGGCGAGGGCGAATGGTGGCTCGGTCTGTTCCTGCTCGATCCCGGCGCACGTGGCGCGGGGCTGGGCAGCCGCGTTCTCCGCGAGGTCGAGCGGGCGGTCGCCGCCGCGGGCGGAACGGTGCTCCATCTCGGCGTGCTGGAGCACAACGCCGCGGGCGAGCGCTTCTGGCGGCGGCACGGCTTCACCGAGGTGCGGCGGCAGCCATACACGTCGGCCACCGGCCATCCCAGCCGCGTCATCGTCATGAGCCATCGCCTGGTCTGA
- a CDS encoding GntR family transcriptional regulator — protein MMDREWSDGQPIYRQLRDLMVAMILDGELAEGDPLPSVRQVATEYRVNHLTVLKGYQQLVDEQLVESRRGRGMFVRPGARQLLLEGERERFLTEQWPRIHATIQRLGLTPEELLDAVTSRTPPRGAGEER, from the coding sequence ATGATGGACCGCGAGTGGAGCGACGGCCAGCCCATCTACCGCCAGCTGCGCGACCTGATGGTGGCGATGATCCTCGACGGGGAGCTGGCCGAGGGCGACCCGCTGCCGTCGGTGCGCCAGGTGGCCACCGAGTACCGGGTCAACCACCTCACCGTGCTCAAGGGCTATCAGCAGCTGGTGGACGAGCAGCTCGTCGAGTCGCGGCGCGGGCGCGGGATGTTCGTCCGCCCGGGCGCGCGGCAACTGCTGCTGGAGGGCGAGCGCGAGCGCTTCCTCACCGAGCAGTGGCCCCGGATCCACGCCACCATCCAGCGGCTCGGGCTGACGCCCGAGGAGCTGCTGGACGCCGTCACCAGCCGCACGCCGCCGCGCGGCGCGGGGGAGGAGCGCTGA
- a CDS encoding serine hydrolase domain-containing protein, which produces MKRGDTAAQIDALVARYLRQTYVPGVSIAVIRGGRDTLAYRGYGRANLEHDVPATELTVYPIVSITKGFTAAAVMQLVDEKRLALDDPVGRYLPALPAEWRRVRIRQLLNHTSGLPAYPVLRRDEITADSVLALAANEPFEFVPGTGWSYSNTGYLVLGLLIEKVSGEPYARYLESRIFQPLGLRATRYCDPEPVIPHRAAGYVQRDTGVVNAPYTSMSAVFSAGALCSTVGDLAAWNRALAQGRVVGPASWARMTTPEAAAQDHGYGYGLSVMSFEGHRLFGHGGELAGFKTANAYLPDDSLSVTVLANLGSETGSDDPRANPNVLLLDIVRVVLGLSPPPDAEAADTGR; this is translated from the coding sequence ATGAAACGAGGCGACACCGCGGCACAGATCGACGCGCTGGTCGCCCGGTACCTTCGCCAGACGTACGTACCGGGTGTGTCGATCGCGGTCATCCGCGGCGGGCGCGACACACTGGCGTATCGCGGATACGGCCGGGCGAACCTGGAGCACGACGTCCCGGCCACGGAGCTGACCGTCTATCCGATCGTATCGATCACCAAGGGGTTCACCGCCGCCGCCGTGATGCAGCTCGTGGACGAGAAGCGGCTGGCGCTGGACGATCCCGTCGGCCGTTACCTTCCCGCGCTGCCGGCGGAATGGCGCCGCGTCCGCATCCGCCAGCTCCTCAACCACACGTCGGGGCTCCCCGCATATCCGGTGCTGCGGCGGGACGAGATAACGGCGGACTCGGTGCTGGCGCTGGCCGCGAACGAGCCGTTCGAGTTCGTGCCGGGGACGGGGTGGAGCTACAGCAACACGGGCTACCTGGTGCTGGGGCTGCTGATCGAGAAGGTTTCGGGCGAGCCGTACGCCCGGTATCTGGAATCGAGGATCTTCCAGCCGCTCGGGCTGCGGGCGACGCGCTACTGCGACCCGGAGCCGGTGATTCCGCACCGAGCCGCGGGCTATGTGCAGCGCGACACCGGTGTGGTCAACGCGCCGTACACGAGCATGTCTGCGGTCTTCTCCGCGGGCGCGCTCTGCTCGACCGTTGGCGACCTGGCGGCGTGGAACCGCGCGCTGGCGCAGGGGCGCGTGGTCGGCCCCGCGTCGTGGGCGCGCATGACCACGCCCGAGGCGGCGGCGCAGGACCACGGCTATGGCTATGGCCTGAGCGTTATGTCCTTCGAGGGGCACCGGCTGTTCGGACACGGAGGCGAGCTCGCGGGTTTCAAGACGGCCAACGCGTACCTGCCGGACGACAGCCTGTCGGTGACCGTGCTCGCGAACCTCGGGTCCGAAACGGGCTCCGACGATCCCCGCGCCAACCCCAACGTGCTTCTCCTGGACATCGTGCGAGTCGTGCTGGGCCTGTCACCGCCTCCAGATGCCGAGGCGGCGGACACGGGCCGTTGA
- a CDS encoding ABC transporter ATP-binding protein, translating to MACIEARGLRKAYGDTVALDGIDLRVEEGHILGVIGPNGAGKTTALNAILGLTPCEGELTVLGRDPWAERDRLMRDVSFIADVAVLPRWMRVSQALDYVAGVHPRFDRARAERFLARTEIGRASRVRELSKGMVAQLHLALVMAVDARLLVLDEPTLGLDLLYRKQFYDTLLNDFFDRSRTIVVSTHQVEEIQDVLTDLVFIDRGRVVLDCSMDEVESRYLEVMVRPADAGEARALGPIHERQRLGRSIFLFDGADRRRLEMLGEVRTPSIADLFVAMVGDGAGQAREAVA from the coding sequence ATGGCATGCATCGAAGCTCGCGGCCTGCGCAAGGCGTACGGCGATACGGTGGCGCTCGACGGCATCGACCTGCGCGTGGAGGAGGGGCACATCCTGGGGGTGATCGGGCCCAACGGGGCGGGGAAGACCACCGCGCTGAACGCCATCCTCGGCCTCACCCCGTGCGAGGGCGAGCTGACGGTGCTGGGGCGCGATCCCTGGGCCGAGCGCGACCGGCTGATGCGCGACGTCTCCTTCATCGCCGACGTGGCCGTGCTGCCGCGGTGGATGCGCGTCTCGCAGGCGCTGGACTACGTGGCCGGCGTGCATCCGCGCTTCGACCGGGCCAGGGCCGAGCGCTTCCTGGCGCGGACGGAGATCGGGCGCGCCAGCCGGGTGCGCGAGCTGTCGAAGGGGATGGTGGCGCAGCTGCACCTGGCGCTGGTGATGGCCGTCGACGCGCGGCTGCTGGTGCTGGACGAGCCGACGCTCGGGCTGGACCTCCTCTACCGCAAGCAGTTCTACGACACGCTGCTGAACGACTTCTTCGACCGCAGCCGCACCATCGTGGTCTCGACCCACCAGGTGGAGGAGATCCAGGACGTGCTCACCGACCTCGTCTTCATCGACCGCGGCCGCGTGGTGCTGGACTGCAGCATGGACGAGGTCGAGTCGCGCTACCTGGAGGTGATGGTCCGTCCCGCGGACGCCGGCGAGGCGCGCGCGCTGGGGCCGATCCACGAGCGCCAGCGCCTGGGCCGCAGCATCTTCCTCTTCGACGGCGCGGACCGCCGGCGGCTGGAGATGCTGGGCGAGGTGCGCACCCCCAGCATCGCCGACCTGTTCGTGGCGATGGTGGGAGACGGCGCGGGGCAGGCGCGGGAGGCGGTGGCATGA
- a CDS encoding vanadium-dependent haloperoxidase — MRRAYLWMAVAAALAIARPAYADTVCDWWEFANKLYGPVQASSAPHPPDQDRAVTRVALAMFEALNAIDRRYESYLGFPAGDPAASQDAAAATAAYRVLVASFPAQKTALDESYAISMDAIADARAKEAGRLIGERAAAAALAAGGVDSTIAQVPYRPRTTPGEWVATGLPSIEPYMSAFRPWVIPGADALRPPPPPALTSERWARDYDEVRRLGARASTERTPHQTLMARYRQAFDVTPSLRLAADAPGRTPVQNARMFAVYQMAFDDAALAMIAAKFHYNFWRPITAIRNGAGDGNDATAPDAGWVPLLGTPNFPEYPCGHCTVAAAIAEVMKAEVGPHPATGVRVTAGAVPLSVVQVLPGWDEWAREVSDSRTYGGVHYRFSNEAGEEIGRRAARMVLEKAMRPLPRRSSRR; from the coding sequence ATGCGTCGAGCCTACCTGTGGATGGCCGTGGCGGCCGCCCTGGCCATCGCGCGACCGGCGTACGCCGACACGGTGTGCGACTGGTGGGAGTTCGCGAACAAGCTGTACGGCCCGGTGCAGGCGTCGTCCGCGCCGCACCCGCCCGACCAGGACCGCGCCGTCACCCGCGTGGCGCTGGCCATGTTCGAGGCGCTGAACGCCATCGACCGCCGCTACGAGAGCTACCTCGGCTTCCCCGCGGGCGACCCGGCCGCCTCGCAGGACGCGGCCGCGGCCACCGCCGCGTATCGCGTGCTCGTGGCCTCGTTCCCCGCGCAGAAGACGGCGCTCGACGAGAGCTACGCCATCTCCATGGACGCCATCGCCGACGCGCGCGCGAAGGAGGCGGGGCGGCTGATCGGCGAGCGCGCGGCGGCGGCGGCGCTGGCCGCGGGCGGCGTCGACAGCACCATCGCGCAGGTGCCCTATCGCCCCCGCACCACGCCGGGCGAGTGGGTGGCCACGGGGCTGCCGTCGATCGAGCCGTACATGAGCGCCTTCCGCCCGTGGGTGATCCCCGGCGCCGACGCGCTGCGGCCGCCCCCGCCGCCCGCGCTCACCAGCGAGCGCTGGGCGCGCGACTACGACGAGGTGCGGCGGCTGGGCGCCCGCGCCAGCACCGAGCGCACGCCGCACCAGACGCTGATGGCGCGCTACCGGCAGGCCTTCGACGTGACGCCGTCGCTGCGCCTGGCCGCCGACGCGCCGGGGCGCACGCCGGTGCAGAACGCGCGCATGTTCGCGGTCTACCAGATGGCGTTCGACGACGCCGCGCTGGCGATGATCGCGGCCAAGTTCCACTACAACTTCTGGCGCCCGATCACCGCCATCCGCAACGGCGCGGGCGACGGCAACGACGCCACCGCGCCCGACGCGGGCTGGGTGCCGCTCCTGGGCACGCCCAATTTCCCCGAGTATCCGTGCGGCCACTGCACCGTGGCCGCGGCCATCGCCGAGGTGATGAAGGCCGAGGTGGGGCCGCACCCCGCGACCGGCGTCCGCGTGACCGCCGGCGCCGTGCCGCTGTCGGTGGTGCAGGTGCTGCCAGGATGGGACGAGTGGGCGCGCGAGGTGTCGGACTCGCGCACGTACGGCGGCGTGCACTACCGCTTCTCGAACGAGGCGGGCGAGGAGATCGGCCGCCGCGCCGCCCGCATGGTGCTGGAGAAGGCGATGCGGCCCCTGCCGAGGCGCAGCTCGCGGCGCTGA